A portion of the Eulemur rufifrons isolate Redbay chromosome 30, OSU_ERuf_1, whole genome shotgun sequence genome contains these proteins:
- the FAM3A gene encoding protein FAM3A isoform X2, whose translation MRLAGPLRIVALVVTVGLTWIVVSILLGGPGSGFPRIQQLFTSPESSVTTEPRARKYKCGLPQPCPEEHLAFRMVSGAANVIGPKICLEDKMLMSSVKDNVGRGLNIALVNGVSGELIEARAFDMWAGDVNDLLKFIRPLHEGTLVFVASYDDPATKMNEETRKLFSELGSRNAKELAFRDSWVFVGAKGVQNKSPFEQHVKNSKHTNKYEGWPEALEMEGCIPRRSTAS comes from the exons ATGAGGTTGGCAG GCCCCCTCCGCATTGTGGCGCTAGTCGTCACTGTGGGTCTCACCTGGATCGTAGTCAGCATCCTCCTGGGTGGGCCTGGCAGTGGCTTTCCTCGCATCCAGCAACTCTTCACCA GCCCAGAGAGCTCAGTGACTACAG AGCCACGGGCCAGGAAGTACAAGTGCGGTCTACCCCAGCCGTGTCCTGAGGAGCACCTGGCCTTCCGCATGGTCAGCGGGGCTGCCAACGTCATTGGGCCTAAGATCTGCCTCGAGGACAAGAT GCTCATGAGCAGTGTCAAGGACAATGTGGGTCGTGGGCTGAACATCGCCCTGGTGAATG GGGTCAGCGGTGAGCTCATTGAGGCCCGGGCCTTTGACATGTGGGCCGGAG ATGTCAACGATCTGTTGAAGTTTATTCGACCGCTGCACGAAGGTACTCTGGTGTTTGTGGCATCCTACGACGACCCAGCCACCAA GATGAATGAAGAGACCAGAAAGCTTTTCAGCGAGCTGGGCAGCAGGAATGCCAAGGAGCTGGCCTTTCGGGACAGCTGGGTGTTTGTGGGGGCCAAGGGCGTGCAGAACAAGAGCCCCTTTGAGCAG CATGTGAAGAACAGTAAACACACCAACAAGTACGAAGGCTGGCCCGAGGCGCTGGAGATGGAAGGCTGCATCCCACGGAGGAGCACGGCCAGCTAG
- the FAM3A gene encoding protein FAM3A isoform X1, whose translation MRLAGPLRIVALVVTVGLTWIVVSILLGGPGSGFPRIQQLFTSPESSVTTEPRARKYKCGLPQPCPEEHLAFRMVSGAANVIGPKICLEDKMLMSSVKDNVGRGLNIALVNGVSGELIEARAFDMWAGDVNDLLKFIRPLHEGTLVFVASYDDPATKMNEETRKLFSELGSRNAKELAFRDSWVFVGAKGVQNKSPFEQRTEAMTSCPPGPQHVKNSKHTNKYEGWPEALEMEGCIPRRSTAS comes from the exons ATGAGGTTGGCAG GCCCCCTCCGCATTGTGGCGCTAGTCGTCACTGTGGGTCTCACCTGGATCGTAGTCAGCATCCTCCTGGGTGGGCCTGGCAGTGGCTTTCCTCGCATCCAGCAACTCTTCACCA GCCCAGAGAGCTCAGTGACTACAG AGCCACGGGCCAGGAAGTACAAGTGCGGTCTACCCCAGCCGTGTCCTGAGGAGCACCTGGCCTTCCGCATGGTCAGCGGGGCTGCCAACGTCATTGGGCCTAAGATCTGCCTCGAGGACAAGAT GCTCATGAGCAGTGTCAAGGACAATGTGGGTCGTGGGCTGAACATCGCCCTGGTGAATG GGGTCAGCGGTGAGCTCATTGAGGCCCGGGCCTTTGACATGTGGGCCGGAG ATGTCAACGATCTGTTGAAGTTTATTCGACCGCTGCACGAAGGTACTCTGGTGTTTGTGGCATCCTACGACGACCCAGCCACCAA GATGAATGAAGAGACCAGAAAGCTTTTCAGCGAGCTGGGCAGCAGGAATGCCAAGGAGCTGGCCTTTCGGGACAGCTGGGTGTTTGTGGGGGCCAAGGGCGTGCAGAACAAGAGCCCCTTTGAGCAG AGGACTGAGGCCATGACTTCCTGCCCCCCTGGCCCGCAGCATGTGAAGAACAGTAAACACACCAACAAGTACGAAGGCTGGCCCGAGGCGCTGGAGATGGAAGGCTGCATCCCACGGAGGAGCACGGCCAGCTAG
- the SLC10A3 gene encoding P3 protein isoform X1, with translation MAHNGSWWLPNGQVQRSQRNWEWLGSLPGAGRPGDDDRWFRPAAQGRDKRAPDANQQRPRKQPAPRTRASSSLPETSHPVGTQRRRQRESSAIKEDSTGQGPTHGPFPGQPNSTSGGTLLSLTKPGNTIHPSGRVMVLRRGRGCSQQWPGLGRGNACTGPLGILRAALLLIGLPWGAQGTASASLSTALGHTVPLTGGRYLSIGDGSVMEFEFPEESEGIIVISSQYPSQANGTGPGPTLRVTSLDTEVLTIKNVSAISWGGGGGFVVSIHSGLAGLAPLHIQLMDPHGAPPMLIEERRDFCIKVSPAEDTPATLSTNLAHFSENPILYLLLPLMFVNKCSFGCKVELEVLKGLVQSPQPMLLGLLGQFLVMPFYAFLMAKVFMLPKALALGLIITCSSPGGGGSYLFSLLLGGDVTLAISMTFISTVAATGFLPLSSAIYSRLLSIHETLHVPISKILGTLLFIAIPIAAGVVIKSKLPKFSQLLLQVIKPFSFVLVLGGLFLAYRMGVFILAGVRLPIVLVGLTVPLVGLLVGHCLATCLKLPVAQRRTVSIEVGVQNSLLALAMLQLSLRRLQADYASQAPFIVALSGTSEMLALVIGHFIYSSLFPVP, from the exons ATGGCACACAATGGGAGTTGGTGGCTACCAAATGGCCAGGTCCAG AGGTCGCAGCGTAATTGGGAATGGCTAGGGTCCCTTCCCGGAGCGGGTCGCCCCGGCGACGATGACAGATGGTTCAGACCCGCAGCGCAGGGGCGGGACAAGCGAGCGCCTGACGCCAACCAGCAGCGACCCAGGAAGCAGCCAGCACCGCGCACCCGCGCCAGCTCGTCGCTCCCAGAAACGTCACATCCGGTGGGAACCCAGCGCCGCCGCCAGAG GGAGAGCTCTGCCATCAAGGAAGACAGCACAGGACAAGGACCCACCCATGGACCCTTCCCTGGACAGCCCAACAGCACCAGTGGGGGTACTCTCCTAAGTCTCACAAAGCCTGGGAACACCATCCATCCTTCGGGAAGAGTCATGGTGTtaaggaggggcaggggctgttCCCAGCAGTGGCCTGGCCTGGGAAGGGGGAATGCTTGCACAGGCCCCCTAGGAATACTCAGAGCTGCCCTGCTGCTCATCGGCCTGCCATGGGGGGCCCAAGGGACAGCCAGTGCTAGCCTCAGCACAGCTCTGGGCCACACTGTGCCACTGACAGGAGGCCGCTACTTGAGCATTGGGGATGGCTCTGTGATGGAGTTTGAGTTTCCTGAGGAGAGTGAGGGCATCATCGTGATCTCGAGCCAGTACCCAAGCCAGGCCAATGGGACAGGGCCCGGCCCCACACTGAGGGTCACATCCCTGGACACAGAGGTGCTGACCATCAAGAATGTGAGTGCCATAAGCTGGGGCGGAGGGGGTGGCTTTGTGGTTAGCATCCACTCAGGTCTGGCTGGGCTTGCCCCACTCCACATCCAGCTCATGGACCCCCATGGGGCCCCGCCCATGCTGATCGAGGAGCGGAGAGATTTCTGCATCAAGGTGTCACCTGCTGAAGACACCCCTGCCACCCTCAGCACCAACCTGGCCCACTTCTCGGAGAACCCAATACTCTACCTGCTCCTGCCTCTTATGTTTGTTAACAAGTGTTCATTTGGGTGCAAAGTGGAACTTGAGGTTCTGAAGGGGCTTGTGCAGAGCCCCCAGCCCATGCTGCTGGGCCTCCTAGGCCAGTTTCTGGTCATGCCCTTCTATGCTTTCCTGATGGCCAAGGTCTTCATGCTGCCCAAGGCCTTGGCTCTGGGCCTCATCATCACCTGCTCGTCACCTGGTGGCGGGGGGAGCTACCTCTTCAGCCTCCTTCTTGGAGGGGATGTCACCCTGGCCATCTCCATGACTTTCATCTCAACAGTGGCTGCCACCGGTTTCCTGCCACTGTCCTCGGCCATCTACAGCCGCCTGCTCAGTATCCATGAAACACTCCATGTGCCCATCTCCAAGATCCTGGGGACCCTGCTGTTCATCGCCATCCCCATAGCAGCGGGTGTCGTGATCAAGTCCAAGCTCCCCAAGTTCTCCCAGCTGCTGTTGCAGGTCATCAAGCCCTTCAGCTTTGTGCTCGTCCTGGGCGGCCTCTTCCTGGCCTACCGCATGGGGGTCTTCATCTTGGCAGGCGTCAGGCTACCCATCGTACTGGTGGGCCTCACAGTGCCCTTAGTTGGCCTCTTGGTGGGCCACTGCCTGGCTACGTGCCTGAAACTGCCAGTGGCCCAGCGGCGGACAGTAAGCATCGAGGTAGGGGTGCAAAACAGTCTGCTGGCCTTGGCCATGCTGCAGCTGTCCCTCCGCCGCCTTCAAGCTGACTATGCCTCCCAGGCCCCCTTCATTGTGGCACTGAGTGGCACCTCAGAGATGCTGGCCTTGGTCATTGGCCACTTCATCTATAGTAGCCTGTTCCCAGTTCCTTGA
- the SLC10A3 gene encoding P3 protein isoform X2 translates to MAHNGSWWLPNGQVQRSQRNWEWLGSLPGAGRPGDDDRWFRPAAQGRDKRAPDANQQRPRKQPAPRTRASSSLPETSHPVGTQRRRQRESSAIKEDSTGQGPTHGPFPGQPNSTSGGTLLSLTKPGNTIHPSGRVMVLRRGRGCSQQWPGLGRGNACTGPLGILRAALLLIGLPWGAQGTASASLSTALGHTVPLTGGRYLSIGDGSVMEFEFPEESEGIIVISSQYPSQANGTGPGPTLRVTSLDTEVLTIKNLMDPHGAPPMLIEERRDFCIKVSPAEDTPATLSTNLAHFSENPILYLLLPLMFVNKCSFGCKVELEVLKGLVQSPQPMLLGLLGQFLVMPFYAFLMAKVFMLPKALALGLIITCSSPGGGGSYLFSLLLGGDVTLAISMTFISTVAATGFLPLSSAIYSRLLSIHETLHVPISKILGTLLFIAIPIAAGVVIKSKLPKFSQLLLQVIKPFSFVLVLGGLFLAYRMGVFILAGVRLPIVLVGLTVPLVGLLVGHCLATCLKLPVAQRRTVSIEVGVQNSLLALAMLQLSLRRLQADYASQAPFIVALSGTSEMLALVIGHFIYSSLFPVP, encoded by the exons ATGGCACACAATGGGAGTTGGTGGCTACCAAATGGCCAGGTCCAG AGGTCGCAGCGTAATTGGGAATGGCTAGGGTCCCTTCCCGGAGCGGGTCGCCCCGGCGACGATGACAGATGGTTCAGACCCGCAGCGCAGGGGCGGGACAAGCGAGCGCCTGACGCCAACCAGCAGCGACCCAGGAAGCAGCCAGCACCGCGCACCCGCGCCAGCTCGTCGCTCCCAGAAACGTCACATCCGGTGGGAACCCAGCGCCGCCGCCAGAG GGAGAGCTCTGCCATCAAGGAAGACAGCACAGGACAAGGACCCACCCATGGACCCTTCCCTGGACAGCCCAACAGCACCAGTGGGGGTACTCTCCTAAGTCTCACAAAGCCTGGGAACACCATCCATCCTTCGGGAAGAGTCATGGTGTtaaggaggggcaggggctgttCCCAGCAGTGGCCTGGCCTGGGAAGGGGGAATGCTTGCACAGGCCCCCTAGGAATACTCAGAGCTGCCCTGCTGCTCATCGGCCTGCCATGGGGGGCCCAAGGGACAGCCAGTGCTAGCCTCAGCACAGCTCTGGGCCACACTGTGCCACTGACAGGAGGCCGCTACTTGAGCATTGGGGATGGCTCTGTGATGGAGTTTGAGTTTCCTGAGGAGAGTGAGGGCATCATCGTGATCTCGAGCCAGTACCCAAGCCAGGCCAATGGGACAGGGCCCGGCCCCACACTGAGGGTCACATCCCTGGACACAGAGGTGCTGACCATCAAGAAT CTCATGGACCCCCATGGGGCCCCGCCCATGCTGATCGAGGAGCGGAGAGATTTCTGCATCAAGGTGTCACCTGCTGAAGACACCCCTGCCACCCTCAGCACCAACCTGGCCCACTTCTCGGAGAACCCAATACTCTACCTGCTCCTGCCTCTTATGTTTGTTAACAAGTGTTCATTTGGGTGCAAAGTGGAACTTGAGGTTCTGAAGGGGCTTGTGCAGAGCCCCCAGCCCATGCTGCTGGGCCTCCTAGGCCAGTTTCTGGTCATGCCCTTCTATGCTTTCCTGATGGCCAAGGTCTTCATGCTGCCCAAGGCCTTGGCTCTGGGCCTCATCATCACCTGCTCGTCACCTGGTGGCGGGGGGAGCTACCTCTTCAGCCTCCTTCTTGGAGGGGATGTCACCCTGGCCATCTCCATGACTTTCATCTCAACAGTGGCTGCCACCGGTTTCCTGCCACTGTCCTCGGCCATCTACAGCCGCCTGCTCAGTATCCATGAAACACTCCATGTGCCCATCTCCAAGATCCTGGGGACCCTGCTGTTCATCGCCATCCCCATAGCAGCGGGTGTCGTGATCAAGTCCAAGCTCCCCAAGTTCTCCCAGCTGCTGTTGCAGGTCATCAAGCCCTTCAGCTTTGTGCTCGTCCTGGGCGGCCTCTTCCTGGCCTACCGCATGGGGGTCTTCATCTTGGCAGGCGTCAGGCTACCCATCGTACTGGTGGGCCTCACAGTGCCCTTAGTTGGCCTCTTGGTGGGCCACTGCCTGGCTACGTGCCTGAAACTGCCAGTGGCCCAGCGGCGGACAGTAAGCATCGAGGTAGGGGTGCAAAACAGTCTGCTGGCCTTGGCCATGCTGCAGCTGTCCCTCCGCCGCCTTCAAGCTGACTATGCCTCCCAGGCCCCCTTCATTGTGGCACTGAGTGGCACCTCAGAGATGCTGGCCTTGGTCATTGGCCACTTCATCTATAGTAGCCTGTTCCCAGTTCCTTGA
- the UBL4A gene encoding ubiquitin-like protein 4A — protein sequence MQLTVKALQGRECSLQVREDEFVSTLKQLVSEKLNVPVRQQRLLFKGKALADGKRLSDYSIGPNSKLNLVVKPLEKVLLEEGTARRLADSPPPHVWQLISKVLARHFSAADASRVLEQLQRDYERSLSRLTLDDIERLASRFLHPEVTEAMEKGFSK from the exons ATGCAGCTGACGGTGAAGGCGCTCCAGGGCCGCGAGTGCAGCCTGCAG GTGCGGGAGGACGAGTTCGTGTCCACGCTGAAGCAGCTGGTCTCTGAGAAGCTGAACGTCCCCGTGCGCCAGCAGCGGCTGCTGTTCAAGGGCAAGGCCCTGGCAG ATGGGAAACGACTGTCAGATTATAGCATCGGGCCCAATTCCAAGCTCAACCTAGTGGTCAAACCTCTGGAGAAGGTGTTACTGGAAGAAGGCACTGCCCGGAGACTGGCCGACTCCCCACCCCCGCATGTCTGGCAGCTGATCTCTAAAGTCTTGGCGCGCCACTTCAGTGCAGCAGATGCCAGCAGGGTCCTGGAACAACTGCAGAGG GATTACGAGAGGTCCCTGAGCCGCCTGACGCTGGATGACATCGAACGCTTGGCCAGCCGCTTTCTGCACCCGGAAGTGACTGAGGCTATGGAGAAGGGGTTCTCCAAATAG